The following coding sequences are from one Methanococcoides orientis window:
- a CDS encoding trimethylamine methyltransferase family protein — protein MLKGLKGNMNGKLKFLSDEECEEIHYSSLEVLDETGLKIESKKALDKLDEFGCDVDRRTSIVKFPSYIVEECLKLTRPSIKLYGIDSKYNLKIEKRRSYVSSSSGYGIIDRETHLPRDGNLNDVAEGALLAENLDNIHSVVPLMAGVSDVPSPVMTPVILGETLKNTQKSIEFYITGGVDADTDMDNIIEMCKIVSSGSSKLKKNPFLMFVVDSFSPLTYTDDQIKSLFRSVEEGLPVVLMPGVIGGATGPLTLAGMLVQSNSEFLAGVVLSNLIKKGAPLMYGHYNTIMDMRTGIYSAGAVEMGILGACIAQMGNYYDIPTNGFYPMSDSHVPDQQVGYEKTMQWVLSSLGGMNYLTGAGGVENGTLVSLEQLVIDNEVVGMVDRMLEGIQVDDERIGVDVIKSVGPGGNYLKHKHTREWMYREYYTPKISEKHSFADWSKDSGNDVVQRAKINLENILQKSDSPVPSDIIKDISEFQEHLIKGSIKQYSNSS, from the coding sequence ATGCTAAAAGGTCTCAAAGGCAACATGAATGGTAAGTTAAAATTCCTCTCCGATGAGGAATGTGAAGAGATTCATTACTCTTCTTTGGAAGTGTTGGATGAGACCGGTCTGAAGATCGAATCTAAAAAAGCTTTGGACAAATTAGATGAATTTGGGTGTGATGTAGATAGAAGAACTTCTATTGTTAAGTTCCCAAGTTATATTGTGGAAGAATGCCTGAAGCTCACCCGTCCTTCTATTAAATTGTATGGTATTGATTCCAAATATAACCTTAAGATTGAAAAAAGAAGGTCTTATGTATCTTCTTCTTCCGGCTATGGAATAATAGATCGCGAGACACATTTGCCTCGTGATGGAAACTTAAATGATGTTGCAGAAGGTGCTTTGCTTGCAGAGAATCTTGATAACATCCACTCAGTTGTTCCTTTAATGGCAGGAGTTTCTGATGTTCCGAGTCCTGTGATGACTCCTGTCATATTAGGGGAAACTTTAAAGAATACTCAAAAATCGATTGAGTTCTACATAACCGGGGGGGTTGATGCAGATACTGATATGGACAACATCATTGAGATGTGTAAAATTGTATCTTCGGGTTCGTCTAAGTTAAAAAAGAACCCTTTTTTGATGTTCGTTGTTGATTCATTCTCGCCTTTGACTTACACAGATGATCAAATAAAAAGCCTGTTCAGATCAGTCGAAGAGGGTTTGCCTGTGGTACTTATGCCTGGTGTAATCGGTGGTGCAACAGGTCCTCTTACTCTTGCTGGTATGCTGGTTCAAAGCAATTCTGAATTTTTAGCAGGTGTGGTACTTTCAAATCTGATCAAAAAAGGTGCTCCTCTGATGTATGGTCACTATAACACTATTATGGATATGCGTACAGGTATCTATTCTGCAGGTGCGGTCGAGATGGGCATACTTGGTGCATGCATTGCTCAGATGGGTAACTATTATGATATTCCTACAAATGGTTTTTATCCAATGTCGGATTCACACGTTCCTGATCAACAGGTTGGTTATGAGAAAACAATGCAATGGGTTTTGTCGTCTCTGGGTGGTATGAATTATTTGACAGGTGCCGGTGGAGTTGAAAATGGAACTTTGGTCTCACTTGAACAATTAGTTATTGATAATGAGGTTGTTGGGATGGTGGATCGAATGCTGGAAGGTATTCAAGTAGACGATGAGCGAATTGGTGTTGATGTTATCAAGAGTGTTGGTCCAGGTGGTAATTATCTCAAGCACAAACATACGAGGGAATGGATGTATCGTGAATATTACACTCCTAAGATAAGTGAAAAGCATTCATTTGCTGACTGGAGTAAGGATAGTGGGAACGATGTAGTTCAGAGGGCCAAAATTAATCTTGAGAACATTCTTCAAAAATCAGATTCTCCTGTACCAAGTGATATTATTAAAGATATTTCGGAATTTCAGGAGCATTTGATAAAAGGATCAATTAAGCAATACTCAAACTCAAGCTAA
- a CDS encoding DUF2284 domain-containing protein produces MDEIISLALENGAARASLMQATGIIVDERVRLKCMVPRCNHYGDLVCPPNLPPIDEVRKIISRYRVAMVLAVEHKNPPKPQTIQDSASVEHELNKKAKQLSDILLILEGEALKRGYRFAAGFSGGDCTYCDKCVKSGEDCRHPFNARPSMEGMGIDVVGTLKNAGITLEFPVTDKIEWWGLLLLD; encoded by the coding sequence TTGGATGAAATCATATCCCTTGCACTCGAAAATGGAGCTGCAAGAGCTTCGCTTATGCAGGCTACAGGCATTATTGTCGATGAACGTGTTCGCCTAAAGTGCATGGTTCCAAGATGTAACCATTATGGTGATCTGGTTTGTCCTCCCAATCTTCCACCAATTGATGAAGTCCGGAAAATTATTTCCAGATACAGAGTTGCTATGGTACTTGCAGTCGAGCATAAAAATCCACCTAAACCACAAACCATTCAGGATTCTGCTTCGGTTGAACATGAACTGAACAAGAAGGCCAAACAACTTTCTGATATTCTATTGATCCTTGAAGGGGAAGCACTGAAAAGAGGATATAGATTTGCAGCTGGATTTTCAGGCGGAGACTGTACGTACTGTGATAAATGTGTGAAGAGCGGAGAAGATTGTAGGCATCCGTTTAATGCGAGACCGTCCATGGAAGGCATGGGAATAGACGTAGTCGGTACATTGAAGAATGCAGGTATAACACTCGAATTCCCTGTTACCGATAAAATTGAATGGTGGGGGTTGCTTTTGTTAGATTAA
- a CDS encoding nitric oxide reductase activation protein NorD, producing MPKDKENLGTIDKKIVKAYQDKLPELMPLMDLEVLRSWQALIRQISAKKAKNAIDLINKTKTVFSAIPLQQRQKLLSFTEEFARSDSQAALTFFENTPLVMATLTDKDFEKWKATALDLTREKPELAIIFLDMTPKLLSDMEMEELLRWVEKGKELIAEDKDIAKAFFEGTFGGLANSFKNTTMEERSHLIDLGAQLAAINRKCIQSYFENAPEVMTELTAEDFGKWVTIGKKISEETSVYGSDYYNNSLKVLKKLNRKFYELIFKNAELLLKKDRLIAGIYFENLPQILMNIHPKELDKWVNTGIILFETNREIAIGYFRNSLTLLEDLDVTELEEWAMYGLEIFENDESNARLYFSLKSRSSKEFVEQLMSGVALKRVSKVLKYYAFGISGINFVIRSHNLLPEEHAHPSHPVVSGKAIYLTPTMKGHGDFEDNFRIYKLSVMHEVGHAKFGTSTCSVSALLPLFGKIAADLDTTFLEGIAEANGTSDDEITIDFAIPIALFPNPFIATDILGIIEDARIEYQTTNLYRGLRREFKKVKEQMVADREQPEEQLEKFMEAFLLVSLGHEAGFDLDGSHRLPIEKVRSILEKKIFQPNSTSFTSLEVTFDIYSMLEEQFGSLKTKEYNAIRNLDYRGQGIGISSTLEEEKEFTEKILERFIPQTILDLDEDEIMQEDLQSGPKCAIAKNWDVLDSYSYDEWDAGIKDYKSEWCMVYDVLPTGKSSSFYQDTVEHYNHEISLINRIFKMMKPVSFQKLRRQTDGDELDFDAITEAFTDRRCGINPTENLYIRRDKRERDVATLFLVDISASTDKELDNGKNILDVEKEALVIMIEALESIGDKYAIYAFSGDTRTDVEYYGIKDFGEKFSEDVEGKIAALEPAYNTRLGAAIRHSITKLKKVDAKIKLLILLSDGEPYDLGFADGKYQGQAAIEDTRMAIQEGNTLGMHFFCITVDSEASDYMDSIFSDVGYTILDNAVTLPERLPILYNHITT from the coding sequence ATGCCCAAAGACAAAGAGAATTTGGGAACTATTGACAAGAAGATAGTTAAGGCATATCAGGATAAACTTCCGGAATTAATGCCACTGATGGATCTGGAAGTGCTCCGATCATGGCAAGCTTTAATCAGGCAAATTTCAGCAAAAAAGGCAAAGAATGCAATTGATCTAATCAATAAAACAAAAACCGTTTTTTCGGCCATTCCACTCCAACAACGGCAAAAACTGCTAAGTTTCACCGAAGAATTTGCCAGATCAGATAGCCAGGCAGCACTTACCTTTTTTGAAAATACCCCTCTTGTGATGGCAACTCTAACGGACAAAGATTTTGAAAAATGGAAAGCGACCGCACTGGATCTTACAAGGGAAAAGCCAGAGCTTGCAATTATTTTCCTGGATATGACACCCAAGTTGCTTAGCGATATGGAAATGGAAGAACTGTTGCGATGGGTGGAAAAGGGAAAGGAGCTGATTGCTGAAGATAAGGATATTGCAAAAGCCTTTTTCGAGGGAACTTTTGGTGGACTGGCAAATTCTTTCAAGAATACAACCATGGAAGAAAGAAGCCACCTTATCGATCTTGGTGCACAGCTTGCTGCGATCAACCGGAAATGCATCCAAAGCTATTTTGAAAATGCTCCCGAAGTTATGACAGAACTCACAGCAGAAGACTTTGGGAAATGGGTAACTATAGGAAAAAAGATCTCAGAGGAAACTTCAGTTTACGGCTCGGACTATTACAATAATTCATTAAAGGTCCTGAAAAAACTGAATCGAAAATTCTATGAACTAATATTTAAAAATGCGGAATTGTTGCTGAAAAAAGATCGTTTAATTGCAGGAATCTATTTTGAGAATCTCCCACAGATCCTGATGAATATTCATCCGAAGGAGCTTGATAAATGGGTGAATACCGGAATCATATTGTTTGAAACAAACCGGGAAATAGCCATCGGTTATTTCAGGAACTCCCTTACTTTGCTGGAAGATCTTGATGTAACAGAACTTGAAGAATGGGCCATGTACGGCCTTGAGATATTTGAAAATGATGAGTCTAACGCCCGGCTATATTTTTCATTAAAATCCAGAAGTTCAAAGGAATTTGTTGAACAATTGATGAGCGGTGTTGCCCTTAAAAGGGTATCAAAAGTCCTGAAGTATTATGCCTTCGGCATTTCCGGAATTAATTTTGTTATAAGGTCGCATAACCTCCTGCCGGAAGAACACGCCCATCCCTCACATCCAGTGGTTTCAGGAAAGGCAATCTACCTGACACCAACAATGAAGGGACACGGAGATTTTGAAGATAATTTCAGGATTTACAAGCTCAGCGTTATGCATGAAGTTGGACATGCCAAATTCGGAACCTCAACCTGTTCTGTTAGTGCCCTTTTGCCATTGTTCGGAAAAATAGCGGCAGATCTGGACACTACGTTTTTAGAGGGTATCGCTGAAGCAAACGGAACATCAGATGATGAAATAACTATTGATTTTGCAATTCCAATCGCCCTGTTCCCAAACCCATTCATTGCAACAGACATATTGGGCATTATTGAGGATGCACGGATTGAGTACCAGACCACAAATCTCTACAGAGGACTGCGCAGGGAGTTCAAAAAGGTAAAGGAACAGATGGTGGCAGATAGGGAACAACCTGAAGAACAGCTGGAAAAGTTCATGGAAGCCTTTCTGTTAGTCTCTCTCGGACATGAAGCCGGATTTGACCTTGACGGCAGCCACAGGCTGCCAATTGAGAAAGTTAGAAGTATACTGGAAAAGAAGATATTCCAGCCCAATTCAACCTCTTTCACTTCACTCGAAGTGACATTTGACATTTACAGCATGCTTGAGGAACAGTTTGGATCCCTAAAAACCAAGGAATACAATGCTATTCGAAATTTGGATTATCGGGGACAAGGAATCGGGATCTCATCAACCCTGGAAGAAGAGAAGGAGTTTACGGAAAAGATCCTCGAACGTTTTATCCCCCAGACCATACTAGACCTGGATGAAGATGAGATTATGCAGGAAGACTTGCAATCCGGTCCAAAGTGCGCGATTGCTAAAAACTGGGATGTGCTGGACAGTTATAGCTACGATGAATGGGATGCCGGGATAAAGGACTACAAATCCGAATGGTGCATGGTATATGATGTATTGCCCACCGGAAAATCCAGTAGTTTTTACCAGGACACAGTGGAACACTACAACCATGAAATATCACTTATAAACCGCATTTTCAAAATGATGAAACCCGTATCATTCCAGAAACTAAGGAGACAGACTGACGGAGATGAACTTGATTTCGATGCAATTACAGAAGCGTTCACGGATAGGAGATGTGGAATCAACCCAACGGAAAACCTCTACATACGAAGGGATAAACGCGAAAGGGATGTAGCTACTCTTTTCCTGGTGGATATAAGCGCTTCCACAGATAAAGAGCTGGATAACGGGAAAAACATACTGGATGTTGAAAAAGAGGCTCTGGTCATAATGATAGAAGCGCTTGAGAGTATAGGTGACAAATATGCTATCTATGCGTTTTCCGGAGATACGAGAACTGATGTGGAATATTATGGTATAAAGGATTTCGGGGAAAAATTCTCAGAAGATGTCGAAGGCAAAATTGCTGCACTAGAACCTGCGTATAACACAAGATTGGGTGCAGCCATAAGGCATTCCATAACAAAACTCAAAAAGGTTGATGCCAAGATTAAGCTGCTAATATTGCTTTCCGATGGAGAACCTTATGATCTAGGATTTGCTGATGGGAAATACCAGGGACAGGCTGCAATCGAGGATACAAGAATGGCTATTCAGGAAGGTAATACCCTTGGAATGCATTTTTTCTGCATAACGGTTGATTCCGAGGCAAGTGACTACATGGATTCTATATTTTCGGATGTAGGGTACACCATTCTTGACAATGCAGTCACTTTGCCAGAGAGGTTGCCCATTTTGTACAATCACATTACAACGTAA
- a CDS encoding CbbQ/NirQ/NorQ/GpvN family protein: MKNIICSEQPVEEYIITEEPYYLPVGDEVEIYTAAYENNLPINLKGPTGCGKTRFMEYMAYKLKRPLITISCHEDLTASDLIGRFLIKGESTEWNDGPLTKAVRTGAICYLDEFVEARMDTRVVIHPLTDDRRIMPVDKLGIILHAPPEFTLSISYNPGYQSVLKDLKQSTRQRFVAMDFEYPPADLETKIVAHESGIDEETAHTLVEIGQRIRNFKQHGLEEGVSTRLLIYTGMLIHSGIDPKQACRAAMVKPITDDFDLQKSIDEIVSAIVE; encoded by the coding sequence ATGAAAAACATCATATGTTCCGAGCAACCGGTTGAAGAATATATCATCACAGAAGAGCCTTACTACCTGCCTGTTGGTGACGAAGTGGAAATTTATACGGCTGCCTATGAAAACAACCTACCCATCAACCTGAAAGGCCCGACAGGTTGTGGAAAAACACGGTTCATGGAGTACATGGCCTACAAATTAAAGCGTCCCTTGATTACGATTTCCTGCCATGAGGACCTGACAGCCAGCGATCTCATTGGAAGGTTCCTGATCAAAGGAGAATCAACAGAATGGAATGATGGACCCCTTACAAAAGCTGTCAGGACCGGTGCCATCTGTTACCTCGATGAATTTGTAGAAGCAAGAATGGACACAAGGGTGGTAATTCACCCGCTTACGGATGACAGACGCATCATGCCGGTTGACAAGCTGGGAATTATTCTCCATGCTCCCCCGGAATTTACACTGTCTATATCATATAACCCTGGATATCAGAGCGTTCTAAAAGACCTGAAGCAGAGCACAAGGCAGAGATTTGTAGCCATGGACTTTGAGTACCCACCTGCTGATCTTGAAACTAAAATCGTGGCACATGAGAGCGGAATTGATGAAGAGACTGCCCACACCCTTGTGGAAATTGGCCAGAGGATACGAAATTTCAAACAGCATGGACTTGAGGAAGGGGTAAGCACACGCCTTTTAATATACACCGGTATGCTGATACATTCCGGCATCGATCCAAAGCAGGCATGCAGGGCAGCAATGGTTAAGCCCATTACAGATGATTTTGATCTTCAGAAAAGCATAGACGAGATCGTATCCGCCATTGTGGAGTGA
- a CDS encoding monomethylamine:corrinoid methyltransferase, with product MLDIINLYQKSVEADKIEEKNFDNRILPKRLNELAKEYDITYNPDEIVPQDMDMVDSMFKAAMELIVDVGIYNISTNSVIKLEESEIKEQLRLLPGEKTYGVGNEKVTVVQRQPGDKRAPTTFGGANGGVISEQYYAKVMESYAREPLASGIHCGSVATLHGMEMKARSPIEMLGARAEAVWTREGMRMAGRPGMPMVGIMSSVTSEGQIFGDGPGAMRPEDMHLLCLLNDMKIDWDCLKKAVNTSQNSLTVDGCMCPIMGGYTGGPATTAIANIAEGIVAYMVFGAASYSICPPFNPMSGEGSSAAPTFVSAHTGAALKRNTKGLYSNYVFPSAGACTEMMIDEIAVYAGAITAGGIDILFGGAGTCGTEVDAYTGMDSRITAEIGIAAAKMSMADMNEFCVELEKTYAPTTTAGNAPKGKKFYECYDLEKVTPSQEYVDLWAKSKAKLTDLGMEFEF from the coding sequence ATGTTAGATATAATTAACCTATACCAGAAATCAGTTGAAGCAGATAAGATAGAGGAGAAAAACTTTGACAACAGAATACTCCCAAAAAGGCTGAATGAGCTCGCAAAAGAATATGATATTACATACAATCCTGATGAAATTGTTCCTCAGGATATGGATATGGTTGATTCCATGTTCAAAGCAGCTATGGAACTCATAGTCGATGTCGGTATCTACAACATAAGCACCAACAGTGTAATTAAGCTCGAAGAAAGCGAAATAAAAGAACAGTTGAGACTTCTACCTGGTGAAAAAACATATGGTGTTGGAAACGAGAAAGTTACTGTAGTGCAAAGGCAGCCCGGTGACAAAAGAGCTCCAACAACATTCGGCGGTGCAAATGGTGGTGTAATCAGCGAACAATACTATGCAAAGGTCATGGAATCTTATGCAAGAGAACCATTAGCATCCGGAATTCACTGTGGATCAGTTGCAACCCTGCACGGAATGGAGATGAAGGCAAGATCCCCAATAGAGATGCTCGGTGCAAGAGCAGAAGCTGTCTGGACCCGTGAAGGTATGCGTATGGCAGGAAGACCTGGAATGCCAATGGTCGGTATCATGTCATCAGTTACCAGTGAAGGACAGATCTTTGGTGATGGTCCTGGCGCAATGAGACCTGAAGATATGCATCTTCTGTGTCTCCTGAATGATATGAAGATTGACTGGGACTGTCTTAAGAAAGCAGTTAACACCAGCCAGAACAGCCTCACAGTAGATGGATGCATGTGTCCAATTATGGGAGGATACACTGGCGGACCTGCAACAACTGCCATCGCAAATATTGCTGAGGGTATTGTGGCATACATGGTCTTTGGGGCTGCTAGCTACTCAATTTGCCCACCATTCAACCCAATGTCAGGTGAAGGTTCAAGTGCAGCACCAACATTTGTTTCAGCACATACAGGAGCTGCATTGAAGAGAAACACCAAGGGACTGTACAGCAACTATGTATTCCCATCTGCAGGAGCATGCACTGAAATGATGATCGATGAGATTGCAGTATATGCCGGTGCAATAACTGCTGGTGGTATCGATATTCTCTTTGGTGGTGCAGGTACCTGCGGAACTGAAGTCGATGCATACACAGGAATGGATTCCCGCATAACCGCAGAAATCGGAATTGCAGCTGCAAAGATGAGTATGGCTGACATGAACGAATTCTGTGTTGAGCTTGAAAAGACATATGCACCTACGACAACCGCTGGAAATGCTCCAAAGGGTAAGAAATTCTATGAATGCTACGACCTTGAAAAAGTTACCCCATCCCAGGAATATGTGGATCTGTGGGCTAAATCCAAGGCTAAACTGACAGACCTCGGTATGGAATTCGAGTTCTGA
- a CDS encoding cobalamin B12-binding domain-containing protein: MSSENEILQKAYDTLVAIDEDGTAEAVAEWISADLDPVTLLNKLAEAMTEVGVRFETMEYYLPQVMIAAEIMNSSSNALSEKMAASGETSATKGTVVIGTIEGDIHDLGKNIVAGMLQASGFKVVDMGRDVPVTTMVQAAKDNNADIVAGSALMSTTMPYLGDIVKLLEGMGIRENHKVMVGGAPVSQDYADSIGADAYALNSHQAVEAAKKLVSK; encoded by the coding sequence ATGTCATCCGAAAATGAGATTTTGCAAAAAGCTTACGATACCCTCGTAGCAATTGATGAAGACGGAACAGCAGAGGCGGTAGCTGAATGGATCAGTGCAGATTTAGACCCAGTTACACTCCTGAATAAATTGGCAGAAGCTATGACCGAAGTTGGTGTCAGATTCGAGACCATGGAATATTATCTTCCACAGGTCATGATCGCTGCTGAGATAATGAACAGTTCAAGCAATGCATTGTCTGAAAAAATGGCTGCATCCGGCGAAACATCTGCTACAAAAGGAACTGTAGTTATTGGAACTATCGAAGGAGACATCCACGACCTAGGTAAAAACATCGTAGCAGGTATGCTACAAGCTTCCGGTTTCAAAGTTGTAGATATGGGCAGAGATGTACCGGTTACAACAATGGTACAGGCTGCTAAAGACAACAATGCAGACATAGTTGCAGGTTCTGCACTCATGAGCACAACAATGCCATATCTTGGAGACATCGTAAAACTGCTTGAAGGTATGGGAATCAGAGAAAACCATAAAGTGATGGTCGGTGGTGCCCCAGTCAGCCAGGATTATGCTGACAGTATTGGAGCAGATGCATACGCACTCAATTCACACCAGGCAGTAGAAGCTGCAAAGAAACTTGTCTCAAAGTAA
- a CDS encoding DMT family transporter yields MDIRELKRLENKRKMNKGYMWALFCAVLWALWYIPGTIIWAIPPFDTMWVAIDATHGASMATIIVAVLITAFNALTVIIALLVWNGVLGKFGEMKRTLTELHPCSKWFFLASIFGGPIAILGSFIAIGFIGASFAAVAALLYPIVGSVLAWKWYGEQISRRAAFGIVVIMIGGITIFVGGAIADIAAGGVSWIGYLGGLMCACGWGIEGAIAGKGLDIAEPDVGITIRFIGENVIWWIIIIPIVALAGFPVVEYAFAALNPLSILVLGFAGITFGYCYVSWYKSFPLIGVGRGQGIANLYGLCAVIFLYLFFAQVPPWTVLLGGALCVLGSFVMISEETGDVESIRGD; encoded by the coding sequence ATGGATATACGAGAATTAAAAAGGTTAGAAAATAAAAGAAAAATGAATAAAGGATATATGTGGGCCCTTTTCTGTGCAGTATTATGGGCTCTCTGGTACATCCCGGGAACGATAATCTGGGCAATACCTCCATTTGATACAATGTGGGTAGCCATCGACGCAACACATGGTGCTTCAATGGCAACAATTATAGTTGCTGTGCTAATAACGGCATTCAATGCACTGACTGTTATTATTGCACTTTTAGTGTGGAATGGTGTTCTTGGAAAATTTGGGGAGATGAAAAGAACTCTGACGGAACTCCATCCTTGTAGTAAATGGTTCTTCCTTGCATCTATCTTCGGTGGTCCGATCGCAATTCTTGGTTCATTTATTGCTATAGGTTTTATTGGTGCATCATTTGCAGCAGTAGCTGCATTATTATACCCTATTGTAGGTTCTGTCCTTGCATGGAAATGGTATGGTGAACAGATCTCCAGGCGTGCAGCATTTGGTATTGTTGTTATTATGATCGGTGGTATCACCATATTCGTAGGTGGTGCCATTGCAGATATTGCTGCAGGTGGCGTTAGCTGGATAGGTTATCTTGGTGGTTTGATGTGTGCTTGTGGTTGGGGTATTGAAGGTGCTATTGCAGGCAAGGGTCTCGATATTGCAGAGCCTGATGTGGGTATTACAATTCGTTTCATCGGCGAGAATGTCATCTGGTGGATCATTATCATACCTATTGTAGCACTAGCTGGCTTCCCAGTGGTCGAATATGCATTTGCAGCACTGAATCCTCTGTCGATCCTCGTACTGGGATTTGCAGGTATCACTTTTGGTTACTGCTATGTTTCCTGGTACAAGTCCTTCCCTCTCATTGGTGTAGGTCGCGGACAGGGTATTGCAAACCTGTATGGTCTTTGTGCAGTGATCTTCCTTTATCTGTTCTTTGCGCAGGTTCCGCCATGGACTGTTCTTCTCGGTGGCGCACTTTGTGTCCTCGGTAGCTTTGTAATGATCTCTGAAGAAACGGGTGATGTGGAATCAATAAGGGGTGATTAA
- a CDS encoding DUF460 domain-containing protein — translation MQNPDYQTRVIFGIDIAKGSSRAKELPRYAVAVLKEGEVTHHKMVRLPRILKMVREEHPEYIAVDNIFELAPDKKELVRFLQKLPEGVRLVQVTGGLHKKSLLHLAKENGLSFNQFDPNEEAEACARLASMGIGSEVSLFEDITKIKVSRARSLGRGGWSQNRYRRKVHGAVRERSREVEAILKKASKEHGYTYTSRISSGFGGYVRAEFTVYAKRNKVPVGSGSTADAQIRVSNVVRDKIQYTPLKKLKRRPTIVGIDPGTTVGIAILSFDGELQLLKSIRGISHDEVVKLIAEYGKPAVIATDVTPTPGSVERIRRSFNAVISTPSAEISSEEKIALGRPFGYSNDHERDSLAAALYAYRNYKNMFSRVEKKAPQHLDMDKIKLYVIQGASIGEAIEKVSGVPVPEKKPVKVVETLDEDTEERVRKISEKLKLKDTQISNLRDYLQELKKELKAKDKRISKLELKLENMRKANHLQIRKDKEIEIREHKISSLKKDLRRSKKSLKKAYSNIKKLKQIRKMEIKGEGIPVKILPSFTREAIFEIKDRLGIKKGDVIFLQDASGGSSVTASMVVELGVRAVITYSDMTYAAEDVFFRANVPLLKNVRMQRVDDLAVVEPALLQEALAEWEKEAEIKRQEEKEKKLKHLVDEYRSERRRGLV, via the coding sequence ATGCAAAATCCAGATTATCAAACCAGGGTAATATTCGGGATAGACATCGCAAAAGGCTCCTCTCGTGCGAAGGAGCTTCCAAGGTATGCAGTTGCTGTGCTGAAAGAGGGAGAGGTAACCCATCATAAAATGGTGCGCCTTCCGCGTATATTGAAGATGGTCCGTGAGGAGCATCCTGAATATATCGCAGTGGACAACATTTTTGAACTGGCTCCGGACAAGAAGGAACTTGTGCGTTTTCTTCAAAAACTTCCTGAAGGTGTCCGGCTTGTACAGGTTACAGGTGGTCTGCACAAGAAATCCCTGTTACATCTTGCAAAAGAAAATGGACTCTCCTTCAACCAGTTCGATCCCAACGAGGAGGCAGAGGCATGTGCGCGTCTTGCAAGCATGGGAATTGGCTCTGAAGTTTCCCTTTTTGAGGACATCACGAAGATCAAGGTGAGCCGTGCAAGGTCACTTGGGCGTGGGGGATGGAGCCAGAACCGGTATCGACGTAAGGTCCATGGGGCTGTCAGGGAAAGGAGTCGCGAGGTCGAGGCGATATTGAAGAAAGCGTCAAAGGAACATGGATATACGTATACAAGCAGGATCTCCAGTGGGTTCGGAGGCTATGTGCGCGCTGAGTTCACTGTGTATGCAAAGAGGAATAAGGTTCCTGTTGGTTCAGGTTCCACTGCGGATGCCCAGATCCGTGTAAGTAACGTGGTTCGTGACAAGATCCAGTACACTCCCCTAAAGAAGCTCAAAAGGAGGCCTACTATTGTGGGCATCGATCCTGGCACCACGGTAGGAATAGCTATACTTTCTTTCGATGGGGAACTTCAGCTTCTGAAAAGTATCCGTGGCATTTCCCATGATGAGGTTGTCAAGCTTATCGCTGAATATGGGAAACCGGCGGTCATTGCTACGGATGTCACGCCGACTCCGGGTTCTGTGGAGCGGATAAGGCGCAGTTTCAATGCTGTGATAAGCACGCCTTCAGCTGAGATATCCTCTGAGGAGAAGATCGCTCTTGGAAGACCTTTTGGATATTCTAATGACCATGAACGTGACTCTCTTGCCGCGGCTCTTTATGCTTACCGGAATTACAAGAACATGTTCTCGCGTGTTGAAAAGAAAGCACCTCAGCATCTGGATATGGATAAGATCAAATTGTACGTGATCCAGGGTGCTTCCATAGGTGAAGCCATCGAGAAAGTTTCCGGCGTACCGGTTCCTGAGAAAAAGCCTGTGAAGGTAGTGGAAACTCTTGATGAAGATACTGAAGAAAGGGTCAGGAAAATTTCAGAGAAACTTAAGTTAAAAGATACCCAGATAAGCAATCTCAGAGATTATCTCCAGGAACTCAAGAAGGAGTTGAAGGCAAAGGATAAGCGTATCTCAAAACTTGAACTTAAGCTGGAGAATATGAGGAAAGCCAACCATCTTCAGATCCGCAAGGACAAGGAGATCGAGATACGTGAACATAAGATCTCATCTCTGAAGAAAGACCTGCGCAGGTCTAAAAAGTCGTTAAAAAAAGCCTATTCCAACATTAAGAAACTGAAGCAGATAAGAAAGATGGAGATCAAAGGCGAAGGGATCCCTGTAAAGATACTTCCTTCCTTTACCCGTGAGGCAATTTTTGAAATAAAGGACCGTCTTGGCATCAAGAAAGGGGATGTCATCTTCCTTCAGGATGCAAGTGGTGGGAGTTCAGTGACAGCTTCAATGGTAGTTGAATTGGGTGTTCGTGCTGTGATCACTTACTCGGATATGACATATGCTGCAGAGGATGTTTTCTTCAGGGCAAATGTCCCATTACTTAAAAATGTCAGGATGCAGAGAGTTGACGATCTTGCAGTTGTAGAGCCTGCTCTTCTTCAGGAAGCCCTGGCTGAGTGGGAAAAGGAAGCTGAGATTAAGCGTCAGGAAGAAAAGGAAAAGAAATTGAAGCATCTTGTGGATGAGTACAGAAGTGAGAGGCGCAGGGGTCTTGTCTGA